One Terriglobales bacterium genomic window, CTCGCGGGGGGCGGGCCGGCCCGCCAGCGGGGAGAGCGACTCTTCTTTCTTGGCCTGGCTCGCCATCTCCTCTATTAGACCACCGGCGGGGCCGCCAGGCAGAGGGCGGCAGCGCCGGTGATGCCGGAGTCCTCGCCGTAGTGGGCGCGTACCAACGGGATCTCGCGGCAGCGCGAGTTGATGGACCACTGCGGCAACTGCGCCCGGATGTGCTCGAACCACTCCGCGAACAGCTCACCCATGCCGCCGCCGAAGATGAGGACCTCGGGCTCCAGCACGTCGATCACATCGCCCAGCCAGATGGCCAGCAGGTCGGCGGTGTCGCGCAGAACGGCAGTGGCGAAGGGATCGCCCGCACGCCAGGCCGCGGCCACGACCTCCGCGGTGATCGCCTGCGGATCCCCTCCCGCCAGTTCCAGGACCTTGGCTCCGGCTGGGCCCGCGGCGGCCAGGCGCTCGCGGGCGCGTTGGGCCATCGCCGGCCCGGAGGCCAGAGCCTCGATGCAGCCGCGCTTGCCGCAGCCGCAGCGCGGACCGCGATAGTCGATGGAGATGTGCCCGGCCTCCACGGCCGCCCCCGTGCGCCCGTGATAGATGCGGCCGTCCAGCACCAGGCCGGTGCCGATGCCGGTCCCCAGCGTGGCGTAGAAGACGTAGCGAAAGCCGGCGCCGGCGCCCCACAGGGCTTCGGCCAGGGCGGCGGCGTTGGCATCGTTTTCGATGTGCGTGGGCAGGCCGTGCGCCTTCTGGATCTCTTCCACCAGGGGGAAATTGCGCCAGCAGGGCAGGTTGGGAGGATTGAGGACCACCCCGCGCTCCGGATCGAGCGGGCCCGGGCTGCTGATGCCGATGGCGGACGGCGCTGTCCCCTTCCCCGGTTGCGCCTGCAGAGCGGCGGCGATGGCACTCTGCACCGAGCGCAGTCCCGCGGCCGCGTCTTCGCGGCTCACCATGGGCACGCGTGCCTTGGCCAGGATGCGCCCGCGCGCGTCCACCAGCCCCGCGGCCACCTTGGTGCCACCGATATCCACGCCTAGAAAAACCGGTTCCACGCGACTCCCTCGCACGGGCGGTGGGAACGGCATCCTAGCCCCGCCCCGTGGCTTGCGAGTATACTGCCGCCGCCTTCGGGTCCCCAGAGCGGACCCGCGAGAGAGACCTCCATGAACGGCACGGTCGTTGGCGTTCTGCTGTTGTTAGTTGCCGGGGCGATGAACGGCAGCTTCACGCTGCCCATGAAGTTCACCAAGGGGTGGGCCTGGGAGAACACCTGGCTGGCCTGGACCTTCTGGGCCCTGGTGCTGTTCCCGCCGACCGTGACCCTGGCCACGGTGCCTGCGCTGCGCCAGGTGTATGGCAACGCGCCCGGCAGTGCGCTGGTCATCGTGATCGCCTGCGGGGCCGGCTGGGGGATCTCGCAGGTTTTCTTCGGGCTGGCGGTGGATGCGGTGGGCATCGCTCTGGCGTTCTCCGTGATCCTGGGCCTGGCGGCGGCGGTAGGCAGCCTGGTGCCGCTCATCCGCCTGCACCCGGAGCAGATCTTCACCGCGCAGGGTCTGGAGGTGCTGGGCGGCGTGGCCCTGGTGCTGGTGGGCGTGGGCGTGTGCGGGGTGGCAGGGCGCAAGCGCGAAGCCGCGCTGGGGCAGGCGCCACAGAAGGCTTCGGTGTCGCGCGGCCTGCTGTATTGCTGCATCAGCGGGGTCGGCTCGGCGCTGGTGAACTTCGGCTTGGCCTTCGGCCAGCCCCTGCTGGCGGCGGCGCAGAAACTGGGCGCCTCGCCCACTTGGTCGCCCAACGCCGTCTGGATGCCGCTGATGTGCGCCGGCGGCGTCCCCAACCTTGTTTACTGCGCCTACCTGCTGCGCAAGAACCGCACCGGAAGCCGCTTCGGCAGCCGCGGCACCGCCGGCTACTTCCTGCTGGCGGGCGTGATGGGCGTCTTCTGGTTCGGCAGCACGCTGATGTACGGCGTGGCGGCGGGGCGGCTGGGTTCGCTGGGCACGGTGCTGGGCTGGCCGCTGTTCATGTCCCTCATCGTGATCACCGCCAGCTTCTGGGGCGTGGTCACCAAGGAGTGGAAGGGCACGGGCCGGCGCCCGCTGCAAGTCATGTTCGCGGGCGTCTCCGTGCTGGTGGTGGCGATCTTCGTGCTCGCTTCCGCCAGCCGCTGACGGCGGCAGCGCGACGTCGAGGAGGCTCCTATGAGAAACACCATCCTGCGCTGTGCGCCCGGCTTGCTCCTTCTCGCCGCGCTCCCCGCTCTGGCGCTTCCGCCCCAGGCCGCCGGCGCGCCAAACGCGGCGCGCGACTGGAAGCCTATCGTCGCCCGCTTCGACGCCATCACCACCATCCCGCTGCCCGAGTGGCGCTTCCATGCGGTGGACGGCACGCCCGGCGAGGCCGAGGAGACCGACGACACAAGCTGGCAGTCCTACCAGACAAGAAAGGAGTGGACCACGGGTTCGGCGTGGCTGCGCCGCACAGTGGAACTGCCTGCGCTGTTGCACGGCTACGACCTTCGCGGCGCGCGCCTGCTGCTGCACATCGACCTGGAGGGCGAGACCACGCCGCGGGTGGCGGTGTACGTCAACGGGCGGCAGGTGGCCGAAGGCGAGGACCTGGACACTGCTCTGATCTCGCCCAGCGTCGAGCCCGGGACGAAGCTGCTGCTCGCCATCCGCGTGCAGGTGCTGCCCGGCAAGACCGTGCTGCGGCGGTCGCAGCTCGACTTCCAGCCTGCGCCCGGCCGCCCCGATCCTCGCATGCTGCTGGAGGAGTGCCAGTCCGCCGACCTGGTGATCCGCGGCGTCGCCGAACAGCAGGCGGAGCGTGAGGCCTACGTGGATTCCGCCCTGGCGGCGGTGGACTGGGCCGCGCTGGAGCGCGGCGACCAGGCCGGCTTCGACCAGTCTCTGCGCGCGGCCCAGGCGAAGCTGCAGCCGCTGGATGCCTGGCTGAAGAGCTTCACCATCCACGCCACCGGCAACACCCACATCGACATGGCCTGGCTGTGGCCGGCCAGCGAGACCGTGGACGTGGTGCGCAACACCTTCTCCAGCGCCCTGGAACTCATGCAGGAGTACCCCGACTTCACCTTCACCATGTCCACCGCCCAGGCCTACGCCTGGATGGAGGAGAAGTACCCCTCGCTCTTCCAGCAGATCCAGGAGCGGGTGAAGGAGGGGCGGTGGGAACCCATCGGCGGCATGTGGGTAGAGCCCGACCTCAACATCCCGGACGGCGAGTCGCTGGTGCGCCAGATCCTGATCGGCAAGCGCTACTTCAAAGAAAAGTTAGGCGTGGACATCCGCACCGGGTGGAACCCCGACTCCTTCGGCTACAACTGGCAACTGCCGCAGATCTACAAGAAGTCGGGCTTCGACTTCTTCGTCACCCAGAAGATCTACTGGAACGAGACCACCAAGTTCCCCTACTCCGTCTTCTGGTGGGAGTCGCCCGACGGCACCCGCATCCTGACCTATTTCCCGCACGACTACGCCAATCCGCTGGAACCCGTGCGCATGGCCGATCATCTGGGCGAGTTCCAGCGCAAGGCCCACTACCCCGAGATGATGTTCCTCTACGGCGTGGGCGACCACGGCGGCGGACCCACGCGCGAGATGCTGGAAACGGCGCGCCGCTGGCAGCAGCCGGGGGCCATCTATCCCCGCCTCGAATTGGGCAAGGCGCAGCCCTACCTCGATCAGTTGGCCGCCGCCGCTCCCCAGGCCAACTTCCCCGTCTGGGACAGCGAGCTTTATTTGGAGTATCACCGCGGCACCTTCACCACCCAGGCCGAGACCAAGAAGGCGAACCGGCGCAACGAAGTGCTGCTGCTGGAGGCGGAGAAGTTCTCCTCCCTGGCTTCGCTCTACGGGCGGCCGTATCCGCAGGCCGATCTCACCGAGGCCTGGAAAAAGGTGCTGTTCAACCAGTTCCACGACATCATGGCGGGCTCGGGCATCCACGCGCTGTACGTGGACGCCGGCCGCGACCACGCCGAGGTGCGCCGCACCGGCCGCCAGGAGCTTCATGAAGCGCTGGGCGAGCTCGCCGCCCACGCCGCCACCGCCGGGCCCGGCGTCCCCGTGGTGGTCTTCAATCCGCTCTCCTGGACTCGCACCGGGGTGGTCGAGGTGGAAGCGCAGTTCGACCGGGCGGCTCCCGCGGTGGAAGTGCGCGCGCCGTCGGGCGAGATCATGCTCTCCGAGAACGGGCCGCTCGACCCAGCCACCCACCGGGCGAGCGTGCGCTTCGTCGCACAGGATGTGCCCGCGCTCGGCTACGCCGTCTTTCACCTGGTGCCCGTCGCCCGCGCCCAGCTCCAGCCTTCTCCCCTGGTGGCCTCGGTCGACACCCTGGAGAACGAGTTCCTGCGGGTGCGCGTGGACCCCGCGACCGGCTGCATCACCAGCCTCTTCGACAAGGCGCACCAGCGGGAGGCGCTGCCTCCCGGCGCCTGCGGCAACCTGCTCCAGACCTTTGTGGACAAGCCCAAGGCCTGGGACGCCTGGAACATCGACGCCGACTTCGAGAAGCAGAAGTGGGACCTCACCCAGCCGGAGGAGGTCAGGCTGGTGGAGAGCGGCCCGGTGCGCGCCGTCCTGCGCGTGGTCAAGAAGTTCCAGAGGTCCACCTTCACCCAGGACATCACCGTCTACGCCCATGTGCCGCGGGTGGACGTGCGCATGTCGGCCGACTGGCACGAGCAGCACATCCTGCTGAAAGTAGCCTTCCCCGTGGGCGCGCACAGCGACTTCGCCACCTTCGAGATCCCCTACGGCAGCATCCAGCGCCCCACCACGCGCAACACCCCCGCGGAGCAGGCGCAGTTCGAGGTGCCGGCGCTGCGCTGGGCCGACCTCTCCGATGCCCACGGCGGTCTCAGCCTGCTCAACGACTGCAAGTACGGCTACGACGCCACGGGCAACGTGCTGCGGCTGTCGCTGCTGCGCTCGCCGGTGTGGCCCGATCCCACCGCCGACCAGGGTTTCCACCGCTTCACCTACTCCCTCTACCCTCACGCCGGCTCCTGGAAGGACGCCGACACCGTGCACCAGGGATACGAGCTCAATACTCCCTTGCTGGCCATGGCCGCGGCGCCCCACCCCGGGCCGTTGCCCGCCGCCTTCTCCTTCGCCTCGCTCGCGCCCGGCAACCTCGTGCTCACCGCCGTCAAGAAGGCGGAGGACGACGATGGCCTGATCTTCCGCTTCTACGAATCCGCCGGGCGCAAGACCGAGGCCCGGCTGCGGCTTCCCGCCGGCGCCGAACGCGCCTGGGAGACCAACCTGATGGAGAAGCCGGAGCGGGAACTCTCCCTCCACGACGGCGAGGTGAGGCTGGCCACCGGTCCCTACGAGATCAAGTGCGTGAAGGTGATGTTCGCGGCGCCGGCGCAAGCCGCCGGCCCGCATCCTCAACCGTGAATCGTGGACTCCAGGAAGAGAGGTTCTTTCATGCCACGAATCGAAGAGCGCTTGCGGAGCCTGGGGCTGGTTTTGCCTCCGCCGACGAAGCCGCCACAGGGCGTGGTCTTCCCTTTTCAGTTCGTGCGTGTCGTGGGCCGACGGGCGCTGATCTCCGGACACGGCCCGCAGAGCCCCGACGGCGCCGTCGCCGAGCCGCGCGGCAAAGTGGGGCGCGAACTCACCCTGGAACAGGGCTACACCGCGGCGCGGCTCACCGCGCTCTCCATCCTGGGCAGCCTGCAGCGCGCACTCGGCGACCTGGACCGCATCGCCGCCTGGGGCCGCGTCCTCGGCATGGTCAACTCGGCGCCCGGCTTCAATCGCCAGCCCGCCGTCATCAACGGCTTCTCCGACCTCATCCTGGAGGTCTTCGGGCCGGACACCGGAGCGCACAGCCGCAGCGCGGTGGGCATGGCCGAGCTGCCCTTCGACATCCCGGTGGAGATCGAAGGCGAGGTAGAACTGATCGGATGACTCAGGCCGTGCCGGCAGGCTCGGGCGGACCCAATTCCGCCTCCAGCAGTCCCATCTGCTCGAGGATCTCGTAGGTGCGGGCGGCCTCGGCGGCGTCTACCTTGCTGATGGCGAAGCCCACGTGCACCATCACGTAGTCGCCGACCCCGGCCTCGGGAACGAAGTCCAGGTAGGCCTGCTTGGTGATGCCGCCGAACATCACGCGGGCGGTGCGCGCGCCGCCGCGCTCTTCGGTGGAGAGGATCTTTCCGGGCACGGCCAGGCACATGACGGCTTCTCCTTAACCCTTGGCGGCCGGCAGGGCGAACTTGGGCGCCGCCCCATTGCCGGGCTGGGGCGGGCGGGGCTTGTGGCTCTTGTTGCGATGGTAGAAGCAGTTGCGCTTCACCAACTGGCGGACCAGGCACTTCTCGCGGAAGTAGATGCCGCACTGCAGGCAGACCTCGTCCACCTTGGCGGTGTGGTCCACGAGGCCGGCGGAGAGGCGGTCGAGCAGTTGGGAGGCGCGCCTCAGATCCTCGGGTGCGAACTGGCGGAAGATGCGGGCCAGCTTGCGGTCCTTGAGTTGGGCGTAGGCGTCCAGCAGGCGCTGGGCGGGCGGGGTGAGGGAGAGGCGGATCTCGCGGCGGTCGGGGGCGCCCTCGCAGCGGCCCAGCAGCCCCTGGCGCACCAGCTTGTCCACCGCCTTGCTGGCGGCGGCGTTGGAGATGCCCAGGAAGAGGGCGACGTCCCCGATGGTGCGGGCGTCGGTCATCTCCACCAGCTTGAGCAGACGGAACTGGGAGAAGGTGAGCTCGGCGCCGGCCACCTCACGCAGCAGGCGCTTCTCCACCACGTCGTTCACCGCCGAGGTGAAGATGTGGGCGCTGCCCAGGAAGTCGTGGATCACCTCTCCGCTGCGGGTACCGGCCATGATGTTGCTTTCCCTCCGAAATAGTTTCTCAAGTTAATTAATGCCCGGGGACGGCGCCCCTGTCAAGTCCTCCCCGGCCCTCCCGCGACCCTCGCCGCCGAAGTACCGGCCTGTCAGCCAGCCGGCGGCGCGCGGCAGGGCGGCTCCCACCTCGGGCGAGAGGCCGGGACGGATCTCCTCCGGCAAGGGTCCGGTCTGGCAAGCCAGCACCCGTACCTCTACCCCGCAGCTCTCCTGCAATTCGCGCAGCAGGTTGGAGGTGGGGAGCTGGTGCAGGGAGAAGTCGTCGAGCTTGACCGCCGGGATCTCGGCGGGATCGAGCTCGAACAGTTCCCCGGGGGCGCGGCCGGCGTCGAAGGCGTCGAGGATGAGCAGGCGGCGCGGCCGGCGCGGGCTGAGGCACAGGGTGAAGAGCAGCTTGCGCACCCCCGTGCCCACGTCCAGCAGGCAGACGGCTTCGGGGACGTCGCAGTGGGCCGCGACGTAGTCCACCAAGGCGCACCCGAAACCGTCATCGCCAAACAGGGTGTTGCCGCAGCCCAGCACCAGGGTGGGCTTGAGGCAAAACTCCGGCAGCTCGCTTGGCTCCGCTTCCAGCATGGCCGTGGCGGAGGAGCGGGAGAGCGGGCTCCCCTTCCTCCGTCCTCCTACCTTCCCTTCCTCGATGCGCGGGCTAGTTGGCCAGCGAATCGAGCAGCTTGCCTTCCGCGTCCACGATGTCCAGGCGCACCGCCAGCTTGCCGTCCAGACGATGGGTAGCGCAGGAGAGGCAAGGATCGTAGGCGCGGATGGACATCTCCACGGTGTTGAGCACTCCCTGGTCATACTTGCCGTCGTGAATGAGGCTCTTGGCGGCCTGGGTGACCGACATGTTGATGGGAGCGTTGTTGTGGGTGGTGCCGACGATGAGGTTGACGTTGGTCACCATGCCGTCGGCATCGGTCTCGTAGTCGTGGATGAGAGTGCCGCGCGGGGCCTCGGTCACGCCCACGCCGCGCGCCGCCCGGGGGGTCACCTTCACGCGGGTCTCGGTGCTGGTGATCTCCGGATCGTCGAGCAGGCGGACGGCATTCTCGGCGTTGTAGAGCAGTTCGATCAGCCGCGCCCAGTGATAGAGCAGGGTGAGCTGCGCGGGCCGCCCGAACTTCTGGCGGAACTCCTCCAGCTCCTTTTGCGCCAAGGGAGTGGCGATCTTGTCGCAGACGTTGATGCGCGCCAGGGTATTGGTGCGGTACACGCCCTGGGGCTTGTCCACGTCCATGGAAAAGCCTTCGCCCCACTTCTTGGCGTAGGGGAACTTCAGGTAGCTCCAGGGCTCGATGTGCTCGGCGATGAAGTCGGTGTAGTGGTCGTAGGAGAAGTCCTCGAACGAGCCGTCCGGCTTCATCAGGCGGGCTTGGCCGTCGTAGAGGTCGAGCGCGCCGTCCTTGCTCACCGTGCCCAGGAACCCGGTGGTGATCACCCCCAGCGACTTCACCACCTCCAGGTACTTGGGGAAGACGTTCTCCTTGGCGAAGGCGATGGAGAACTTGGCCAATTCCAGGGCCTCGTCCGCCATCTTGCGGAGCTGGTCGCGCTCGGCGGGCAGCAGGGGCTTGCTGAAACCGCCGGGCACCGCCGCCTGGGGATGGATGGGCTTGCCCGCCAGGATCTCGAGCATCTTGGCGCACATGTGCCGCACCTTGACCACACGGCGGGCGACCTCGGGCGCGGCCTGCAGGATGCCGATCACGTTGCGCACCGAGTAATCGGCGTCCGGACCGAGCAGGAAGTCGGCGCCCGCCAGGAAGTAGAAGTGCAGGATGTGCTCCTCCATGTAGGCGACCGAGTTGCAGAGTTCGCGCAGCTTGGCGCCCGCGGGCGGGGGTGTGACCCCGAAGACCGCGTCGGTGGCCTTGGCCGCCGCCAGATGGTGCGACCAGGGACAGACGCCGCAGATGCGCGGGGTGATGCGGGGCATGTCCTCCACCGGGCGGCCCAGGCAGAACTTCTCGAAGCCGCGCAGTTCGATGACGTTGACCCGCGCCGTGTCCACGTTGCCGGCGTCGTTGAGCTGGATGGTGACCTTGGCGTGGCCCTCGATGCGGGTGACGGGTTGGATCACGAGTGTCTTAGCCATGGTTCACCTCTTGGGCAGGGGACGGAGTCGTCCCGCGCCGGCAAATCGGTTGAAGGTGGCGGCCCGGTCCGGGATCTGCTTGGGATCCAGGCCGATGGAAGCGAGAGCGCCCATCATGTCGACCATGGGGTTGGCCTTCTCCGAGAGCGGCCCGAAGCAGCCCTCGCAAGGCATGTAAGCGCGGATGCAGCGGGGCACACCTTCAGAGCCGCCGCAGCCGGAGCGGGTGGCCGGACCCAGGCAGAGCAAGCCCTGCTCCATCAGGCAGCGCATCTCGCCGAGGGGCGCGCCGGGGGTGAACTCCGGCGCCTCCAGGCGGCGCTTCAAGGTGGAGACGGCCTTCTTCTCACGCTTGGTGGGACACTCGTCGCAGACGCTCTTGCTGGGCAGGGGGAAGGGTTCTCCCTTGAGCAGCGCCAGCAGCGCGCCCGCCACCATCTCGGGGGTGGTGGGACATCCGGGCAGATAGACGTCCACCGGCACCACCTCGTGCACCGCGTAGACCCGGTCGGTCAGCGCCGGGATCTGTTCGTGGGGCAGGCCGTTGGCTTCCGTGGACTTGCTGCCGCGATAGACCTTTTCCAGCAGCTCTTCGGTCTGGTACTGGTTGGCGAGGGCGGGAACACCGCCGAAGCAGGCGCAGGAGCCCAGCGCGATCAGGGTCTTCGTCTTCTTGCGCATCTCCTGGGCCAGCTTCTTGTGTTCTTCGGAGCGGATTCCCCCGGATATGATCCCGATCTCCGCCTCGGGGATCTGCATCTCCGTGCCCTCGCCGGTCTGACCATAGAGCTTGTGGTCCATCAGGACCGGCATGTGCACGATCTGCACTTGTTGGAGAACGTCGAGAAGCGGTTCGCCGATGTCGAGGATGGTGACCTCGCATCCGCCACAGATGGCGAACCACTCTTCGGCTAGTCGAGCGGCCATGCTGTGCCTCCTTTACTACTTCCTCTTGCGATTCGCGTGCGTGACCTCCGTGGACTATTGCGTGCGATAGGGACTAGGGCCCAGTTTCCGGATCTGTTCGACCATCTCAGTGACCACCTGGGCGAAGCGCGGCCCTTCCGCGGCCGAGACCCACTCCAGGCGGAAGCGCTCCGGCTCCAGACCGAAATCCTGGAGCATGAGATCGATGGCATCGGCGCGCGCCTTGGCGCGCAGGTTGCCTTCCAGGTAATGGCAATCGCCGGGATGGCAGCCCAGCATCAGCACCCCGTCGGCGCCCTTGGTGAGCGCCTCGATGACCAGGTTGGGGTGGACCATGCCGCTGCACTGCACCCGGATGATGCGGATGTTGGGCGGATACTGCAGGCGCGAGGTGCCCGCCAGGTCGGCCCCCGCGTAGGCGCACCAGTAGCAGCAGAAGGTCAGGATGAGGGGCTCGAAGCTGGCGCCGCTGCTCTTCTCTTCCATGACTGCGGCCTTTTCCTCCATGGCTCAGTCCCCCACTCGCAAGGCGGCGTGGACTTCGGCCAGCAACTGCTCCGGCCGGAAGTTCCAGACGAAGATGGCGTTCTTGGGGCAGGTGGCCATGCAGGTGCCGCAGCCCTTGCACACCGCCTCGTCCACCTTGACCCGCTTCTTGGTCTCGCCGTCGGCCTGGTACTCGATCAGGGTGATGGCGTGGAAGGGGCAGGGATCGACGCAGTAGGCGCAGCCGTCGCAGGCTTCCTCCACCACGTGGGAGACCGTGGCCTCCAGGTCGATCACCGGCCGCGACAGGATGGTGCCGGCGCGGGCGGCGGCGCCCGCGGCCTGGGCGACCGCCTCGCGCACCGCCATGGGCGAATGGGCCGCCCCGCAGAGGAAGATCCCGTCGGTGGCGAAGTCGACCGGGCGCAGCTTGCGGTGGGCCTCGAGGAAAAACCCGTCCTCGGTGAGCGGCACCTTGAGCAGTTGCGCCAGCTTGGGGTTGTCGGGGTTGGCCACGGTGGCGGCGGAGAGCACCACCAGGTCGGCGTGGAGGCCGATGGTCATGCCCAGGACTTGGTCGTAGACCGAGATCTGCAGCCCCTCGCCGTTGCCCGACACCTCCGGCTTGCGCTCCTCGTCGTAGCGGGCAAAGACCACGCCCTTCTGCCGGGCCAGCGTGTAGTAGCTCTCGTGGAAGCCGTAGGTGCGGATGTCCCGGTAGAGGATCGAGACGTGGGTTTCGGGAGAGAGCTCCTTGATGCGCAGAGCGTTCTTGATGGCTTCGGTGCAGCACACCCGCGAGCAGTACGCGCGCTCGCGGGTGCGCGAGCCCACGCACTGGATCATCACCACGCTCTTCGGAGGCTGCCCCGCTTGCGCCCGCAGGAAGCTGCCATCCCCTTCCAGCCGCTGCTCCAGCTCCCACTGGGTCAGGACCTCGGGACGCTGCCCGTAGAGATATTCCTGCGGCCGGTATCCGGCGGCTCCGCTGGCCACGATGACGGTGCCGTGCGCGACCTCGGTGGTCTCCCCGTGAGCTGCGATCTTGGTGTGGAAGTCTCCGATCGAGCCCGCCATGCTCTCGATGCTCGCTTCCAGGAAGAGATGGATCTTCTCGTTCTGCCGCACCTGCTCCACCAGCCGCCGCAACTCTTCCTGGGGCTGCTCCCCGTTGAGCAGGTAGCGGACCGTCCGCAGGCTGCCGCCCAGCTCCGCCTCCTTCTCCACCAGGAAGACGTCGAAGCCCTGCCCGGCGACGGCCAGGGCGGCGGACATGCCTGCCAGCCCTCCCCCGATCACCAGGCAGGCGCGCTGGATCTCGAGCGAACGCGAGCGCAGCGGCTCCAGGAGGCGGGCCTTGGCTACCGCCATGCGCAGCAGGTCTTTGGCTTTCTCCGTGGCCTTTTCCGGCTCGTGCATGTGCACCCAGGAACACTGGTCGCGGATGTTGGCCATCTCGAACAGGTAGGGGTTGAGCCCTTGTTCGCGGATGGTGTTGCGGAACAGCGCCTCGTGGGTGCGCGGGGTACAGGAGGCCACCACCACGCGGTTCAGGCCGTGCTCGCTGACTTTCTCCTTGATGCGTTCCTGGGTATCGTTGGAGCAGGTGTACAGGTTGTTCTCGGCGTAGACGA contains:
- a CDS encoding ROK family protein, yielding MEPVFLGVDIGGTKVAAGLVDARGRILAKARVPMVSREDAAAGLRSVQSAIAAALQAQPGKGTAPSAIGISSPGPLDPERGVVLNPPNLPCWRNFPLVEEIQKAHGLPTHIENDANAAALAEALWGAGAGFRYVFYATLGTGIGTGLVLDGRIYHGRTGAAVEAGHISIDYRGPRCGCGKRGCIEALASGPAMAQRARERLAAAGPAGAKVLELAGGDPQAITAEVVAAAWRAGDPFATAVLRDTADLLAIWLGDVIDVLEPEVLIFGGGMGELFAEWFEHIRAQLPQWSINSRCREIPLVRAHYGEDSGITGAAALCLAAPPVV
- a CDS encoding L-rhamnose/proton symporter RhaT, encoding MNGTVVGVLLLLVAGAMNGSFTLPMKFTKGWAWENTWLAWTFWALVLFPPTVTLATVPALRQVYGNAPGSALVIVIACGAGWGISQVFFGLAVDAVGIALAFSVILGLAAAVGSLVPLIRLHPEQIFTAQGLEVLGGVALVLVGVGVCGVAGRKREAALGQAPQKASVSRGLLYCCISGVGSALVNFGLAFGQPLLAAAQKLGASPTWSPNAVWMPLMCAGGVPNLVYCAYLLRKNRTGSRFGSRGTAGYFLLAGVMGVFWFGSTLMYGVAAGRLGSLGTVLGWPLFMSLIVITASFWGVVTKEWKGTGRRPLQVMFAGVSVLVVAIFVLASASR
- a CDS encoding alpha-mannosidase, producing MRNTILRCAPGLLLLAALPALALPPQAAGAPNAARDWKPIVARFDAITTIPLPEWRFHAVDGTPGEAEETDDTSWQSYQTRKEWTTGSAWLRRTVELPALLHGYDLRGARLLLHIDLEGETTPRVAVYVNGRQVAEGEDLDTALISPSVEPGTKLLLAIRVQVLPGKTVLRRSQLDFQPAPGRPDPRMLLEECQSADLVIRGVAEQQAEREAYVDSALAAVDWAALERGDQAGFDQSLRAAQAKLQPLDAWLKSFTIHATGNTHIDMAWLWPASETVDVVRNTFSSALELMQEYPDFTFTMSTAQAYAWMEEKYPSLFQQIQERVKEGRWEPIGGMWVEPDLNIPDGESLVRQILIGKRYFKEKLGVDIRTGWNPDSFGYNWQLPQIYKKSGFDFFVTQKIYWNETTKFPYSVFWWESPDGTRILTYFPHDYANPLEPVRMADHLGEFQRKAHYPEMMFLYGVGDHGGGPTREMLETARRWQQPGAIYPRLELGKAQPYLDQLAAAAPQANFPVWDSELYLEYHRGTFTTQAETKKANRRNEVLLLEAEKFSSLASLYGRPYPQADLTEAWKKVLFNQFHDIMAGSGIHALYVDAGRDHAEVRRTGRQELHEALGELAAHAATAGPGVPVVVFNPLSWTRTGVVEVEAQFDRAAPAVEVRAPSGEIMLSENGPLDPATHRASVRFVAQDVPALGYAVFHLVPVARAQLQPSPLVASVDTLENEFLRVRVDPATGCITSLFDKAHQREALPPGACGNLLQTFVDKPKAWDAWNIDADFEKQKWDLTQPEEVRLVESGPVRAVLRVVKKFQRSTFTQDITVYAHVPRVDVRMSADWHEQHILLKVAFPVGAHSDFATFEIPYGSIQRPTTRNTPAEQAQFEVPALRWADLSDAHGGLSLLNDCKYGYDATGNVLRLSLLRSPVWPDPTADQGFHRFTYSLYPHAGSWKDADTVHQGYELNTPLLAMAAAPHPGPLPAAFSFASLAPGNLVLTAVKKAEDDDGLIFRFYESAGRKTEARLRLPAGAERAWETNLMEKPERELSLHDGEVRLATGPYEIKCVKVMFAAPAQAAGPHPQP
- a CDS encoding RidA family protein; the protein is MPRIEERLRSLGLVLPPPTKPPQGVVFPFQFVRVVGRRALISGHGPQSPDGAVAEPRGKVGRELTLEQGYTAARLTALSILGSLQRALGDLDRIAAWGRVLGMVNSAPGFNRQPAVINGFSDLILEVFGPDTGAHSRSAVGMAELPFDIPVEIEGEVELIG
- a CDS encoding HypC/HybG/HupF family hydrogenase formation chaperone is translated as MCLAVPGKILSTEERGGARTARVMFGGITKQAYLDFVPEAGVGDYVMVHVGFAISKVDAAEAARTYEILEQMGLLEAELGPPEPAGTA
- a CDS encoding MarR family winged helix-turn-helix transcriptional regulator gives rise to the protein MAGTRSGEVIHDFLGSAHIFTSAVNDVVEKRLLREVAGAELTFSQFRLLKLVEMTDARTIGDVALFLGISNAAASKAVDKLVRQGLLGRCEGAPDRREIRLSLTPPAQRLLDAYAQLKDRKLARIFRQFAPEDLRRASQLLDRLSAGLVDHTAKVDEVCLQCGIYFREKCLVRQLVKRNCFYHRNKSHKPRPPQPGNGAAPKFALPAAKG
- a CDS encoding hydrogenase maturation protease; the encoded protein is MLEAEPSELPEFCLKPTLVLGCGNTLFGDDGFGCALVDYVAAHCDVPEAVCLLDVGTGVRKLLFTLCLSPRRPRRLLILDAFDAGRAPGELFELDPAEIPAVKLDDFSLHQLPTSNLLRELQESCGVEVRVLACQTGPLPEEIRPGLSPEVGAALPRAAGWLTGRYFGGEGRGRAGEDLTGAPSPGIN
- a CDS encoding Ni/Fe hydrogenase subunit alpha produces the protein MAKTLVIQPVTRIEGHAKVTIQLNDAGNVDTARVNVIELRGFEKFCLGRPVEDMPRITPRICGVCPWSHHLAAAKATDAVFGVTPPPAGAKLRELCNSVAYMEEHILHFYFLAGADFLLGPDADYSVRNVIGILQAAPEVARRVVKVRHMCAKMLEILAGKPIHPQAAVPGGFSKPLLPAERDQLRKMADEALELAKFSIAFAKENVFPKYLEVVKSLGVITTGFLGTVSKDGALDLYDGQARLMKPDGSFEDFSYDHYTDFIAEHIEPWSYLKFPYAKKWGEGFSMDVDKPQGVYRTNTLARINVCDKIATPLAQKELEEFRQKFGRPAQLTLLYHWARLIELLYNAENAVRLLDDPEITSTETRVKVTPRAARGVGVTEAPRGTLIHDYETDADGMVTNVNLIVGTTHNNAPINMSVTQAAKSLIHDGKYDQGVLNTVEMSIRAYDPCLSCATHRLDGKLAVRLDIVDAEGKLLDSLAN
- a CDS encoding hydrogenase iron-sulfur subunit, coding for MEEKSSGASFEPLILTFCCYWCAYAGADLAGTSRLQYPPNIRIIRVQCSGMVHPNLVIEALTKGADGVLMLGCHPGDCHYLEGNLRAKARADAIDLMLQDFGLEPERFRLEWVSAAEGPRFAQVVTEMVEQIRKLGPSPYRTQ